The Microbacterium sp. W4I20 genome segment ACCTCCGCCGCCACGCGTCCGATGAGGGTCTGCGCCACGGCATCCCCCGCCGCCGCCGTCTCGAGTGCGACGCGTGCGAGCTCGACGAGGCGGTGCTCGGAGAGCCGGCCGAACATGATCTCCTCGGTCACCTGCAACGGCCGGTCGAGACCGAAGTGCTGCGGCACACGCTGGGCGAGGAGCGTCTGCGCGCCGCGGCCGTCCTCTGCACGGCAGGCGAGTGCGAGCGCCTGGCGTCCGAGGTCTCCCCCGCCGCCCCAGTCGCCGCTGACCACACCCATCGCGTGATAGCGGACATGCACGTCACCCCGCACGCCGACGCAGTTGATGCCGGCCCCGGCGACGACGGCCACGCCGTCACCCCGGTCACCGGGAACCGTGCGCAGCAGCGCGAAGGTGTCGTTGAGCACGCTCAGCCGATCGGCGAGCCCGGCGTCGGCCGCCCGCTGCGACATGGCCTCCTCCTGCGCGGGAAGGTCGATCCCGGCGATCGCGAGGCACGCGGCGTCGAAGCCCGACCGCGCACCGCTCGCGCGTTCGGCGAGGTCGAGCAGCGGATCGAGCATCGCGTCGAGGTCGCCCAGTCCCGACGCCACCCCCGGCCCCGAGGCGACACCGACCACCCGGCCGTCACGGTCGGCCGCGACGACGAGCGTCTTCGAGTTGCCGACGTCGACCCCGAGCACGAACCCAGTGCCGTCAGCCCGCCCACGCCCGTCAGCCCGCGGCACGGCCGAAGAACTCACGCCCCCTCGCCCGCGA includes the following:
- a CDS encoding BadF/BadG/BcrA/BcrD ATPase family protein, producing the protein MSSSAVPRADGRGRADGTGFVLGVDVGNSKTLVVAADRDGRVVGVASGPGVASGLGDLDAMLDPLLDLAERASGARSGFDAACLAIAGIDLPAQEEAMSQRAADAGLADRLSVLNDTFALLRTVPGDRGDGVAVVAGAGINCVGVRGDVHVRYHAMGVVSGDWGGGGDLGRQALALACRAEDGRGAQTLLAQRVPQHFGLDRPLQVTEEIMFGRLSEHRLVELARVALETAAAGDAVAQTLIGRVAAEVVTFIETTRRRLDWHDGLGPLPVLLGGGLLQSGNEFLLESIREPYADGDRATISVATVPPVIGSLLLAYDLLDGDAPDAARLAAQVAGALAAS